From Scomber scombrus chromosome 9, fScoSco1.1, whole genome shotgun sequence, one genomic window encodes:
- the LOC133986017 gene encoding E3 ubiquitin-protein ligase TRIM39-like, producing MATAFDNSIMAVENLSCSICLDVFTEPVSIPCGHNFCLNCITDYWKTDDTVCVCPLCKEKFYTKPLLRVNRIIADMAEKIKVSVQGKISVDPEQPGNGNVLCAVCTGAKCTALKSCLVCLMSFCKTHLEPHQRSPALKKHKLIDPVENPENRLCKKHHNPLELFCRVDQMFMCESCKDSDHKAHKIVTLEEEAQNRMTELEIEKKGTDQMIQERLEKIVKIQHSAEATKNNAQKAQSCSMQVMSAMVEYIKRSQAELTEVIETKQKKNETEAEGFIKELEGEIIQIKQKNEQLHQISLTKDSFMFLENFSHFTITVPKVKDWSDVMLDSDQFPMQGAMITLEEIVTREIRMLCDPDLKEMKRHAVDVTLDPDTAHSCLIVSQDGKQVTHGDRRRNVPDKPGRFDHVLNVFATEGFSSGKFYYEIQVKDKTHWGLGIANQSINRKGDIRLSPENGYWTIWLKKGDELTANATPPVKLCVKEMPQKVGVFVDYGKGQVSFYNVDSRSHIYSFTRYNFTEELIPFFSPCANSGSKNSAPLIITPVRQLKQPVAEKKQGERDL from the coding sequence ATGGCTACAGCTTTTGATAATAGCATCATGGCTGTGGAGAATTTGAGttgctccatctgtctggatgtgttcactgaaCCCGTGTCCATTCCTTGTGGGCACAACTTCTGTCTGAACTGTATCACGGACTACTGGAAAACTGAtgacactgtatgtgtgtgtccactgtgtAAAGAGAAGTTTTACACCAAACCATTGCTTCGGGTTAACCGTATCATTGCTGACATGGCAGAAAAAATCAAGGTATCAGTTCAAGGGAAAATTTCTGTTGACCCCGAACAACCAGGAAATGGAAATGtgctctgtgctgtgtgtacaGGGGCAAAGTGCACAGCCCTGAAGTCCTGCTTAGTGTGTCTCATGTCTttctgtaaaacacatttggaGCCTCATCAGAGAAGTCCAGCCttgaagaaacacaagctgATCGATCCAGTTGAGAATCCAGAGAACAGGCTTTGTAAGAAGCATCACAATCCTTTGGAGCTGTTTTGCAGGGTGGATcaaatgtttatgtgtgagtCCTGTAAAGACAGTGACCATAAAGCACATAAGATAGTGACTCTAGAGGAGGAGGCTCAGAACAGGATGACCGAGCTGGAAATAGAAAAGAAAGGCACAGATCAGATGATCCAGGAGCGTCTGGAAAAAATTGTCAAGATTCAGCACTCAGCTGAGGCTACAAAAAATAATGCACAAAAGGCACAGTCTTGCAGCATGCAGGTAATGTCAGCTATGGTGGAATACATTAAGCGAAGCCAAGCTGAGCTGACTGAAGTAATTGAGacgaagcagaaaaaaaatgaaacagaggCAGAGGGCTTCATTAAAGAACTGGAGGGAgaaattatacaaataaagcagaaaaatgaGCAGCTTCATCAGATCTCACTCACCAAAGATTCCTTTATGTTCCTTGAGAATTTCTCACATTTTACCATCACTGTGCCCAAGGTTAAGGACTGGTCTGATGTGATGCTTGACAGTGACCAGTTTCCCATGCAGGGAGCCATGATCACTCTGGAGGAGATAGTCACCAGAGAAATAAGGATGCTGTGTGATCCAGACTTGAAAGAAATGAAGCGGCATGCTGTGGACGTGACTCTGGATCCTGACACAGCACACTCCTGTCTCATTGTTTCTCAGGATGGGAAACAAGTCACACatggagacaggaggaggaatgtTCCAGACAAACCAGGGAGGTTTGATCATGTACTTAATGTCTTTGCAACAGAGGGTTTTTCCTCAGGGAAATTTTACTATGAGATACAGGTTAAAGACAAGACTCATTGGGGTTTGGGGATCGCAAACCAGTCCATCAACAGGAAGGGAGATATAAGACTGAGCCCTGAAAATGGATACTGGACTATTTGGCTGAAAAAAGGAGACGAGCTTACTGCTAATGCAACCCCTCCTGTTAAACTCTGTGTAAAGGAGATGCCCCAAAAGGTTGGAGTGTTTGTTGATTATGGGAAGGGTCAGGTTTCCTTCTATAATGTGGACAGCAGGTCTCACATCTACTCCTTCACTAGATATAACTTCACTGAGGAGCTTATTCCATTCTTCAGCCCCTGTGCTAACAGTGGCAGCAAAAATTCAGCCCCACTGATCATTACGCCTGTGAGACAACTGAAACAACCTGTGGCTGAAAAGAAACAGGGTGAGAGAGACTTGTAG